Proteins encoded by one window of Conger conger chromosome 1, fConCon1.1, whole genome shotgun sequence:
- the dbf4 gene encoding protein DBF4 homolog A isoform X3: MKPRGIPRQSKQAESHLDGGQCKETSERGLKTVTETNPLQNKPLFGKGFYLDLPFNKKTETLEKDIRILGGTVEKFFSKDIKYLVSNQKEARYVQSLGRNSPVPSPADSGRSSPHPSSRRGSQKGSSLGPLEAVITSRGKSLVEKVIKEQERIQINRILSNALEWGIKVLYIDDVISYIEKKKRVIAPQLPNNASAPANKMAKTRTTAQPAFQKYEAGRISKPFVKVEDCSSPFFAEENGKDSPAKKPKEHRNRGLKAAAREACRPVKAKAKAPDARLKKRGGYCECCLVKYESVKAHLNGEQHQAFSKSGEYRVVDRAVSQLACCFTEIRQQSKRPKWSMSSVVYTAGTRGKFEGRKDACVKLERSAGDGTGASCVCSPAAQSSSARDTAAHRLRTSSSPGSDPPAPSHKPHTSEASRRLESPEHRQMVQGRTCVSDPGRPSADSPETNPGLTGGELENRRTCEDGRLSLNVDEDFQCSLPPQSLKTTSSQTLSATLANPTQEPLAECEQTQCQWKETSKEKAVDTTGHHGGKTQSPPGRRLQRKVRNFRRRRKIKKTPRRPCKEEDTCCSQQNLWQLFQSSEDMDLEFKGFTD; the protein is encoded by the exons ATGAAACCAAGAGGTATTCCGAGGCAAAGCAAACAAG CAGAATCGCATCTGGATGGCGGTCAGTGCAAGGAGACTTCAGAAAGAGGGCTTAAAACTGTGACTGAAACAAACCCCTTACAAAACAAGCCCCTTTTTGGGAAAGGTTTTTATTTGGATTTaccattcaataaaaaaaccGAAACCTTGGAAAAGGACATCAGGATTCTGGGAGGA ACTGTTGAGAAATTCTTCAGCAAGGACATAAAGTACCTGGTGTCCAACCAGAAAGAGGCCAGGTATGTCCAGAGCTTGGGCCGGAACTCTCCCGTTCCCAGCCCGGCTGACTCCGGCCGCAGCTCCCCTCATCCCAGCAGCCGGAGGGGCAGTCAGAAAGGGAGCTCGCTGGGGCCCCTGGAAGCT GTGATTACAAGTCGAGGCAAATCGTTAGTAGAGAAGGTCATAAAGGAGCAG GAACGGATTCAAATCAACAGAATCTTGTCCAACGCTCTGGAGTGGGGAATAAAAGTCCTTTACATTGACG ATGTAATATCCTATATCGAAAAGAAGAAAAGGGTTATCGCCCCACAGCTACCAAATAATGCATCTGCTCCTGCCAATAAAATG GCTAAAACTAGAACCACGGCGCAACCTGCTTTTCAGAAATATGAGG CTGGAAGGATCAGTAAGCCTTTTGTGAAGGTAGAAGATTGTAGCAG TCCTTTTTTTGCAGAAGAGAATGGGAAAGACAGTCCAGCAAAGAAACCAAAAGAACACAG gAACAGGGGTCTGAAAGCTGCAGCGAGGGAGGCCTGCCGGCCCGTCAAGGCCAAGGCCAAAGCCCCGGACGCTAGGCTGAAGAAACGGGGAGGCTACTGCGAGTGCTGCCTTGTCAAATACGAAAGTGTGAAAGCG CATCTGAATGGTGAGCAGCACCAGGCCTTTTCTAAGAGCGGAGAGTACCGCGTGGTGGACCGGGCCGTCTCACAACTCGCCTGCTGCTTCACTGAAATCCGCCAGCAGTCGAAAAG GCCGAAATGGTCTATGTCTTCTGTGGTGTACACCGCCGGGACCAGGGGAAAgtttgagggaaggaaagaCGCGTGTGTGAAATTGGAGCGCAGTGCGGGAGACGGAACGGGGGCGTCCTGCGTGTGCTCCCCTGCAGCCCAGTCCAGCAGCGCCAGGGACACTGCGGCTCACAGACTGAGGACCTCCAGCAGCCCTGGGTCTGACCCCCCGGCCCCatcacacaaaccccacacgtCTGAGGCTTCCAGACGGCTGGAGAGCCCTGAGCACCGTCAGATGGTGCAAGGCAGAACGTGCGTGTCCGATCCTGGAAGACCGTCTGCCGACTCTCCGGAGACGAACCCGGGACTCACTGGCGGGGAGCTGGAAAACAGAAGAACTTGCGAAGACGGCCGGTTGTCGCTAAATGTCGATGAGGATTTCCAGTGTTCTCTTCCACCCCAAAGCCTTAAAACTACCTCAAGCCAAACTCTCTCCGCAACTTTGGCGAACCCGACACAGGAACCGTTAGCGGAGTGTGAACAGACTCAATGTCAATGGAAAGAGACCTCAAAAGAAAAGGCAGTGGACACAACCGGCCACCATGGTGGCAAAACACAAAGCCCCCCCGGCCGGAGATTACAAAGGAAAGTCAGGAATTTTAGAAGACGGAGGAAAATCAAAAAAACTCCCAGGCGCCCCTGTAAAGAGGAGGACACTTGTTGTTCTCAGCAGAATCTGTGGCAGCTGTTCCAGTCAAGTGAGGACATGGACCTCGAATTCAAGGGCTTCACTGACTGA
- the dbf4 gene encoding protein DBF4 homolog A isoform X1, whose product MKPRGIPRQSKQAESHLDGGQCKETSERGLKTVTETNPLQNKPLFGKGFYLDLPFNKKTETLEKDIRILGGTVEKFFSKDIKYLVSNQKEARYVQSLGRNSPVPSPADSGRSSPHPSSRRGSQKGSSLGPLEAVITSRGKSLVEKVIKEQERIQINRILSNALEWGIKVLYIDDVISYIEKKKRVIAPQLPNNASAPANKMAKTRTTAQPAFQKYEAGRISKPFVKVEDCSRHYRPIYLHIPHLQLSLSSVPPCSPFFAEENGKDSPAKKPKEHRNRGLKAAAREACRPVKAKAKAPDARLKKRGGYCECCLVKYESVKAHLNGEQHQAFSKSGEYRVVDRAVSQLACCFTEIRQQSKRPKWSMSSVVYTAGTRGKFEGRKDACVKLERSAGDGTGASCVCSPAAQSSSARDTAAHRLRTSSSPGSDPPAPSHKPHTSEASRRLESPEHRQMVQGRTCVSDPGRPSADSPETNPGLTGGELENRRTCEDGRLSLNVDEDFQCSLPPQSLKTTSSQTLSATLANPTQEPLAECEQTQCQWKETSKEKAVDTTGHHGGKTQSPPGRRLQRKVRNFRRRRKIKKTPRRPCKEEDTCCSQQNLWQLFQSSEDMDLEFKGFTD is encoded by the exons ATGAAACCAAGAGGTATTCCGAGGCAAAGCAAACAAG CAGAATCGCATCTGGATGGCGGTCAGTGCAAGGAGACTTCAGAAAGAGGGCTTAAAACTGTGACTGAAACAAACCCCTTACAAAACAAGCCCCTTTTTGGGAAAGGTTTTTATTTGGATTTaccattcaataaaaaaaccGAAACCTTGGAAAAGGACATCAGGATTCTGGGAGGA ACTGTTGAGAAATTCTTCAGCAAGGACATAAAGTACCTGGTGTCCAACCAGAAAGAGGCCAGGTATGTCCAGAGCTTGGGCCGGAACTCTCCCGTTCCCAGCCCGGCTGACTCCGGCCGCAGCTCCCCTCATCCCAGCAGCCGGAGGGGCAGTCAGAAAGGGAGCTCGCTGGGGCCCCTGGAAGCT GTGATTACAAGTCGAGGCAAATCGTTAGTAGAGAAGGTCATAAAGGAGCAG GAACGGATTCAAATCAACAGAATCTTGTCCAACGCTCTGGAGTGGGGAATAAAAGTCCTTTACATTGACG ATGTAATATCCTATATCGAAAAGAAGAAAAGGGTTATCGCCCCACAGCTACCAAATAATGCATCTGCTCCTGCCAATAAAATG GCTAAAACTAGAACCACGGCGCAACCTGCTTTTCAGAAATATGAGG CTGGAAGGATCAGTAAGCCTTTTGTGAAGGTAGAAGATTGTAGCAG GCACTACAGGCCAATCTACCTTCATATACCACATCTTCAGTTGAGCTTGTCCTCTGTACCTCCTTGCAGTCCTTTTTTTGCAGAAGAGAATGGGAAAGACAGTCCAGCAAAGAAACCAAAAGAACACAG gAACAGGGGTCTGAAAGCTGCAGCGAGGGAGGCCTGCCGGCCCGTCAAGGCCAAGGCCAAAGCCCCGGACGCTAGGCTGAAGAAACGGGGAGGCTACTGCGAGTGCTGCCTTGTCAAATACGAAAGTGTGAAAGCG CATCTGAATGGTGAGCAGCACCAGGCCTTTTCTAAGAGCGGAGAGTACCGCGTGGTGGACCGGGCCGTCTCACAACTCGCCTGCTGCTTCACTGAAATCCGCCAGCAGTCGAAAAG GCCGAAATGGTCTATGTCTTCTGTGGTGTACACCGCCGGGACCAGGGGAAAgtttgagggaaggaaagaCGCGTGTGTGAAATTGGAGCGCAGTGCGGGAGACGGAACGGGGGCGTCCTGCGTGTGCTCCCCTGCAGCCCAGTCCAGCAGCGCCAGGGACACTGCGGCTCACAGACTGAGGACCTCCAGCAGCCCTGGGTCTGACCCCCCGGCCCCatcacacaaaccccacacgtCTGAGGCTTCCAGACGGCTGGAGAGCCCTGAGCACCGTCAGATGGTGCAAGGCAGAACGTGCGTGTCCGATCCTGGAAGACCGTCTGCCGACTCTCCGGAGACGAACCCGGGACTCACTGGCGGGGAGCTGGAAAACAGAAGAACTTGCGAAGACGGCCGGTTGTCGCTAAATGTCGATGAGGATTTCCAGTGTTCTCTTCCACCCCAAAGCCTTAAAACTACCTCAAGCCAAACTCTCTCCGCAACTTTGGCGAACCCGACACAGGAACCGTTAGCGGAGTGTGAACAGACTCAATGTCAATGGAAAGAGACCTCAAAAGAAAAGGCAGTGGACACAACCGGCCACCATGGTGGCAAAACACAAAGCCCCCCCGGCCGGAGATTACAAAGGAAAGTCAGGAATTTTAGAAGACGGAGGAAAATCAAAAAAACTCCCAGGCGCCCCTGTAAAGAGGAGGACACTTGTTGTTCTCAGCAGAATCTGTGGCAGCTGTTCCAGTCAAGTGAGGACATGGACCTCGAATTCAAGGGCTTCACTGACTGA
- the dbf4 gene encoding protein DBF4 homolog A isoform X2, which produces MKPRGIPRQSKQESHLDGGQCKETSERGLKTVTETNPLQNKPLFGKGFYLDLPFNKKTETLEKDIRILGGTVEKFFSKDIKYLVSNQKEARYVQSLGRNSPVPSPADSGRSSPHPSSRRGSQKGSSLGPLEAVITSRGKSLVEKVIKEQERIQINRILSNALEWGIKVLYIDDVISYIEKKKRVIAPQLPNNASAPANKMAKTRTTAQPAFQKYEAGRISKPFVKVEDCSRHYRPIYLHIPHLQLSLSSVPPCSPFFAEENGKDSPAKKPKEHRNRGLKAAAREACRPVKAKAKAPDARLKKRGGYCECCLVKYESVKAHLNGEQHQAFSKSGEYRVVDRAVSQLACCFTEIRQQSKRPKWSMSSVVYTAGTRGKFEGRKDACVKLERSAGDGTGASCVCSPAAQSSSARDTAAHRLRTSSSPGSDPPAPSHKPHTSEASRRLESPEHRQMVQGRTCVSDPGRPSADSPETNPGLTGGELENRRTCEDGRLSLNVDEDFQCSLPPQSLKTTSSQTLSATLANPTQEPLAECEQTQCQWKETSKEKAVDTTGHHGGKTQSPPGRRLQRKVRNFRRRRKIKKTPRRPCKEEDTCCSQQNLWQLFQSSEDMDLEFKGFTD; this is translated from the exons ATGAAACCAAGAGGTATTCCGAGGCAAAGCAAACAAG AATCGCATCTGGATGGCGGTCAGTGCAAGGAGACTTCAGAAAGAGGGCTTAAAACTGTGACTGAAACAAACCCCTTACAAAACAAGCCCCTTTTTGGGAAAGGTTTTTATTTGGATTTaccattcaataaaaaaaccGAAACCTTGGAAAAGGACATCAGGATTCTGGGAGGA ACTGTTGAGAAATTCTTCAGCAAGGACATAAAGTACCTGGTGTCCAACCAGAAAGAGGCCAGGTATGTCCAGAGCTTGGGCCGGAACTCTCCCGTTCCCAGCCCGGCTGACTCCGGCCGCAGCTCCCCTCATCCCAGCAGCCGGAGGGGCAGTCAGAAAGGGAGCTCGCTGGGGCCCCTGGAAGCT GTGATTACAAGTCGAGGCAAATCGTTAGTAGAGAAGGTCATAAAGGAGCAG GAACGGATTCAAATCAACAGAATCTTGTCCAACGCTCTGGAGTGGGGAATAAAAGTCCTTTACATTGACG ATGTAATATCCTATATCGAAAAGAAGAAAAGGGTTATCGCCCCACAGCTACCAAATAATGCATCTGCTCCTGCCAATAAAATG GCTAAAACTAGAACCACGGCGCAACCTGCTTTTCAGAAATATGAGG CTGGAAGGATCAGTAAGCCTTTTGTGAAGGTAGAAGATTGTAGCAG GCACTACAGGCCAATCTACCTTCATATACCACATCTTCAGTTGAGCTTGTCCTCTGTACCTCCTTGCAGTCCTTTTTTTGCAGAAGAGAATGGGAAAGACAGTCCAGCAAAGAAACCAAAAGAACACAG gAACAGGGGTCTGAAAGCTGCAGCGAGGGAGGCCTGCCGGCCCGTCAAGGCCAAGGCCAAAGCCCCGGACGCTAGGCTGAAGAAACGGGGAGGCTACTGCGAGTGCTGCCTTGTCAAATACGAAAGTGTGAAAGCG CATCTGAATGGTGAGCAGCACCAGGCCTTTTCTAAGAGCGGAGAGTACCGCGTGGTGGACCGGGCCGTCTCACAACTCGCCTGCTGCTTCACTGAAATCCGCCAGCAGTCGAAAAG GCCGAAATGGTCTATGTCTTCTGTGGTGTACACCGCCGGGACCAGGGGAAAgtttgagggaaggaaagaCGCGTGTGTGAAATTGGAGCGCAGTGCGGGAGACGGAACGGGGGCGTCCTGCGTGTGCTCCCCTGCAGCCCAGTCCAGCAGCGCCAGGGACACTGCGGCTCACAGACTGAGGACCTCCAGCAGCCCTGGGTCTGACCCCCCGGCCCCatcacacaaaccccacacgtCTGAGGCTTCCAGACGGCTGGAGAGCCCTGAGCACCGTCAGATGGTGCAAGGCAGAACGTGCGTGTCCGATCCTGGAAGACCGTCTGCCGACTCTCCGGAGACGAACCCGGGACTCACTGGCGGGGAGCTGGAAAACAGAAGAACTTGCGAAGACGGCCGGTTGTCGCTAAATGTCGATGAGGATTTCCAGTGTTCTCTTCCACCCCAAAGCCTTAAAACTACCTCAAGCCAAACTCTCTCCGCAACTTTGGCGAACCCGACACAGGAACCGTTAGCGGAGTGTGAACAGACTCAATGTCAATGGAAAGAGACCTCAAAAGAAAAGGCAGTGGACACAACCGGCCACCATGGTGGCAAAACACAAAGCCCCCCCGGCCGGAGATTACAAAGGAAAGTCAGGAATTTTAGAAGACGGAGGAAAATCAAAAAAACTCCCAGGCGCCCCTGTAAAGAGGAGGACACTTGTTGTTCTCAGCAGAATCTGTGGCAGCTGTTCCAGTCAAGTGAGGACATGGACCTCGAATTCAAGGGCTTCACTGACTGA